A window of Macrococcus sp. 19Msa1099 genomic DNA:
CTGAGAAATGCCAGTTAATACTGCTCCGACCATAATTAACAAGTAACTGAATGTTGTTCCTAAATTTGCTAGAGGCAACAAAGCGCTACGTAACTTCAGCATACTATATCCAGTCGCATGCTGAATCGCATGACCAACTTCATGCGCAGCGATTGCAGTACCAGCAACACTTGGCTGTCTGAAGTTAGAGGGACTAAGTACGACAAGCTTCTTTGATGGATCGTAATGATCTGATAGAAAGCCTTCGCCTTCTACTACTCTCACATCTGTAATACCATTCGCTGCAAGTATTTCCTCTGCTACTTGCTGTCCTGATTTACCACTTGTAGATTTCACCCTGCTGTACTTATTATAAGTTGATTTTACTTTATACTGGAAATACATCGGCACCAGCATAATAATAATAAAATAAAGAATATAGCTCATCAAAACACTCCTTAATAGATTTAATTTAATTCTAATTTATTGGTCAAAATTAATCAAATAATTTATCTCTATTCAAGATAAATAATAAAGCAAAACTAAACACTGATAACCAGAATGAAAAATAACCGATATGCTGGATATAGTCAGAAAGCATACTGTAAACCGGATACTGCATATAAACATAGTCTATGACATCATTATGAAATACCCATATTGATGCAATTCCGATTGATAATAAGCTGACTCTGAACAAAGGAACAAATAATAACGCCTGTATTGCCATAACTGCATGTGAGATTACAAGCATCATTCCCATCGCCGTGACATCATCTAGCGTAATAAAGACGAGGATATTCATAACGACAGCCCAGACACCATATTTTATCAGCGTAACGAACGCAAGGACTTCAATTATCGGAAGATGCTTATTCATTAATATTGCCGTCAGTGCAATCACTAAAAATAATGATGCAGTCGGACTATCTGGAACAAACGGTATAAAATACCATTTCGTCTGCTGAAGTTGACCTAAATACCAGTAGTATCCATACACCGTACCGACAATATTACAAAATATAATCAATGTGAGAAACTTTTTATTTTGTATCCAGTAATAATATTGTGACAAGTGATCACCTCATAAAAAAAGAATCATCTAGAATAAGATGATTCTCTAAAATATTATTTTTTCAATGGCTTTCCGTTCTCGTCAGTTTCTTCTAAACCTTCGATGAACTTTCCAACTTCTTTAATTTGTTCTTCTGTCAGCGTATCTTTAAATGAAGGCATTGCGCCACTACCATTTTTAACAAACGCTTCTACACCAGCTGCAGGTAGATTCGCTTTAACCAAGTTTGGACCAGCGCCACCTGTCAATTCTCCACCGTGACATGAAGTACAGTTAGATTTAATGATCTTTTCGTATGTCGGGTCTTTCTTATCTAAATTTGTGAATACGATTTTACCTTGTGCAGCTTGTTTCTTCCAATCATGGTAATGTGAAGATTCCCAAGTCGTATAGAAGATGATGGCTACCGCTAATAACATAAATCCTGAAGCTAATGGACGCTTATTCCATTTACGCTCTGGTCCACGATCTAACCAAGGTGCTAACATTAATGCACCGAATGCAATCCCTGGCATAACAATCGCACCAAATGTATTAAATGGTCCTGAAGCATACGTATACTTTAAGATTTGGTATAAGAATAAGAAGTACCAGTCAGGTAAAGGTGTATAACCTGTATCTGATGGATCCGCGATACGTTCTAATGGAGATGGATGCGCTACTGTTAAACATAAATATGCAACTAAGAATACCGCACCTGTCATCCATTCTTTTAATAAGAAATCTGGCCAGAAGCTTTCTGTTTTACCAGGAAATTCTGAATAATCTCGATTTAACTTTGGTTTTTCATAAGATTTAATACGTGAATCACCAACAAATTTCATCCCTTTTCCGCGATGCATCTGTATAACCTCCTTTTAGAATATTCGTGTTTATAGTGGCCCCGAAATACCTTGTTTTCTAATCATAATAAAGTGAGCTGCTAACAACGCGAATAAACATGCAGGTAAGAAGAATACATGAATCGCGAAGAATCGCGTTAATGTCTGTGCTCCAACAATATGTGGGTCACCAGCTAATAAAGTTTTTACCCATGGACCGATAAACGGTACGGATTCAGCGATTTGTAAACCTACTTTTGTCGCAAATAATGCTTTCATATCCCATGGTAATAAATAACCAGTAAACGATAATCCTAACATTACGAAGAAAATTAATACTCCGACTAACCAGTTTAATTCACGTGGTTGTTTATATGATCCCGTGAAGAATACGCGTAGTGTGTGTAAGAACATCATTACTACTACTAGACTCGCACCCCAGTGATGCATACCACGTACGATAACACCTGCTGCTACATCATGCTGTAAATAATAAACTGATTTCCAGGCGTTAACAATATCTGGTACATAATACATCGTTAAGAACATACCTGATAAAACTTGTATTACAGTAATAAAGAATGTTAATCCACCAAAACAGTATACGAATGCAGAAAAGTGATAAGCAGGGTTAACATGCTCAGGCACCTCATGATCTGCGATATCGCGCCAAATTGGTGTAATATCGAGTCTGTCATCGACCCAATCATAGATTTTATCGATCATTTTGTCCCCTCCTATTTCACTAATTCATTTTCGTGTTTTTTACCGATTGTTAACATTCCGCCTTTTTCTCCAACTTTATATTGGTCTAAAGGCCCAAGCGGTGGTGTACCAGGAACGTTCTTACCATTCTTCTCATAACGACCATTATGACATGGACAGAAGAATTGGTTCGGATTACCTTTATCACCATTCCAAGATACTGTACAACCTAAGTGTTTACATACAGGAGATAAAGCAATAATTTCATCGCCTTCTTTATATACCCATGCAAATTCTGTTACTTCACTCGTGTACCATGCATCTTTTTGTTCGAATTTAAAGTCAACCTTTGTCGGTTCTTCTTTAATTTCTGAAACTTTAACGCTAGTAGTGATCATATCTCCAGCTGCACCACTTTTAAATACTGGATCTAGTGCAAAACGACCTAAAGGCATAACCATACCAGCAGCCATAAATGATCCAACTCCCATTAAGGAATAGTTTAAAAATTGGCGTCGTGTGACACGTTGGCTCATTTAATTTTCCCCCCTCTAATGCGATTCTTTTTATAAAATATACTAGGACATATCAATTTTAGCCTATAAATATAGCTTGGTCAATAAGATGTCACAATTTAAGTACTAAAATTGTCATTATTTATTCCAAAGTGTAATAATAAATTTCATCAACGATTTGACATTATCCTGAATAAATTCCTGTTTCATTTCATTATCCATAGATTCTAATGGAATGATACTCACTTTATGGACATTATCAGCATCAATTTGTAATGTTTGTGGACATACGACAACGATATTCTTGAATCCATATTCTTTAAGTTGTGTATCTATAAGACCAATCGGATCATAGTCACCTAAAATTTGCACTGGAGGCAATACAAGGAGACGTCCTTTAAACTGTTGTTCAGCACCTAAAGTTACATATTGAATCATTTCATATTGATCTGCTATATCTAAAAGTCGAGAAGTATAGTTGGCTGGTATTGCCGGGATGATTGCAGTATCAATATATTCTATCTGATCGTTCAGCAACATAAGATCATTATGATTAAAAAGCATTCCTATTCTCCTATCATCTGTAATAAATGCGTAAGTTGATTAAATTTATCCTTATCTTTATTCACTAAAGTTTCTTCAATCAAGGGCTCTATGTAACGTTTAACTTCTTTCTTTATAATTTCATTATGCTGGATATAGTGAAGCTTGTTCTTAATTTCTTTGTATTCAAAGTTATTTAATGATATTACTACATAGCTCAGCAGTTCTTTTATCTCAATTTCAACATATTTGTTATCATGAAGTATGACATCCAGATAAATATCATGATTTAATGAAGATAAATAATGAAAAATGACAAAAGCATCGGTAATAATTCCATGAGCAAGTACGAGATGACATTTAAAGTCTGGATAAATAATCAGACGATTAATAAATGCATCAGCTCTCATAATATGAATATAGGAGAGTATATCATCTCGATCTTTTAATAAGTTTAATATCCACACCGTGTTCTTGTTGTCAATATTATGATTGAGTAGCAGATATCTTATATAGTTTCTGCGGTCATCGACAATATTAGTATGCGTCATCAAACTCCGGTTCCAGACCAATAATTATTTCGTAGAGCTGTTCGCTGCGAGATCGATCTGCTATTTCTCGGGTGTAATAATAATAATCTTTCAGGAAAGAGACATTTTCATTCAGACTATTATAAGCTTCTTTATAGAAATGCTTTGCTTCTTTATCTTTTTCCAGCTGTTGATAGCTATATGCTAAATGCCATAAAATCTCTGGATCAATATCATCTTCGTCAATAACAGTGAATAACTGGACCATCTCTTCATACAGTTCTTCTTTGCGATAGTAGTCTGCTAATACTAATCCTGCTTCAGTATATGATGGATCGATTGTTAGAGCCTGGATTAGATAGTCTGCTCCTTCTTCATTATGCATCTTAATCATAATACGTCCAGTATCCACAAGCAGCTCTTTATAAAATTCATTTAATCGTATCCCTTGCTGACCTACCAAGATTGCATCTTCATATTTGCGTTCACTTTCTAACAGCTCAACTAATAACAGATATGCCTGCATAAAATCAGGATCTTTATCCAGTAAAGACTGCAGTGTCGATATTGCTCTATCC
This region includes:
- a CDS encoding ubiquinol-cytochrome c reductase iron-sulfur subunit, giving the protein MSQRVTRRQFLNYSLMGVGSFMAAGMVMPLGRFALDPVFKSGAAGDMITTSVKVSEIKEEPTKVDFKFEQKDAWYTSEVTEFAWVYKEGDEIIALSPVCKHLGCTVSWNGDKGNPNQFFCPCHNGRYEKNGKNVPGTPPLGPLDQYKVGEKGGMLTIGKKHENELVK
- the qcrB gene encoding menaquinol-cytochrome c reductase cytochrome b subunit, which translates into the protein MIDKIYDWVDDRLDITPIWRDIADHEVPEHVNPAYHFSAFVYCFGGLTFFITVIQVLSGMFLTMYYVPDIVNAWKSVYYLQHDVAAGVIVRGMHHWGASLVVVMMFLHTLRVFFTGSYKQPRELNWLVGVLIFFVMLGLSFTGYLLPWDMKALFATKVGLQIAESVPFIGPWVKTLLAGDPHIVGAQTLTRFFAIHVFFLPACLFALLAAHFIMIRKQGISGPL
- a CDS encoding YpiB family protein; the protein is MTHTNIVDDRRNYIRYLLLNHNIDNKNTVWILNLLKDRDDILSYIHIMRADAFINRLIIYPDFKCHLVLAHGIITDAFVIFHYLSSLNHDIYLDVILHDNKYVEIEIKELLSYVVISLNNFEYKEIKNKLHYIQHNEIIKKEVKRYIEPLIEETLVNKDKDKFNQLTHLLQMIGE
- a CDS encoding DUF1405 domain-containing protein, which produces MSQYYYWIQNKKFLTLIIFCNIVGTVYGYYWYLGQLQQTKWYFIPFVPDSPTASLFLVIALTAILMNKHLPIIEVLAFVTLIKYGVWAVVMNILVFITLDDVTAMGMMLVISHAVMAIQALLFVPLFRVSLLSIGIASIWVFHNDVIDYVYMQYPVYSMLSDYIQHIGYFSFWLSVFSFALLFILNRDKLFD
- a CDS encoding c-type cytochrome is translated as MHRGKGMKFVGDSRIKSYEKPKLNRDYSEFPGKTESFWPDFLLKEWMTGAVFLVAYLCLTVAHPSPLERIADPSDTGYTPLPDWYFLFLYQILKYTYASGPFNTFGAIVMPGIAFGALMLAPWLDRGPERKWNKRPLASGFMLLAVAIIFYTTWESSHYHDWKKQAAQGKIVFTNLDKKDPTYEKIIKSNCTSCHGGELTGGAGPNLVKANLPAAGVEAFVKNGSGAMPSFKDTLTEEQIKEVGKFIEGLEETDENGKPLKK
- a CDS encoding DUF2487 family protein, coding for MLFNHNDLMLLNDQIEYIDTAIIPAIPANYTSRLLDIADQYEMIQYVTLGAEQQFKGRLLVLPPVQILGDYDPIGLIDTQLKEYGFKNIVVVCPQTLQIDADNVHKVSIIPLESMDNEMKQEFIQDNVKSLMKFIITLWNK
- a CDS encoding zinc metallopeptidase — translated: MSYILYFIIIMLVPMYFQYKVKSTYNKYSRVKSTSGKSGQQVAEEILAANGITDVRVVEGEGFLSDHYDPSKKLVVLSPSNFRQPSVAGTAIAAHEVGHAIQHATGYSMLKLRSALLPLANLGTTFSYLLIMVGAVLTGISQQGGGIGSMAIWAGVILMSFAVLFSIVTLPVEFDASNRAMNQIEKLGIVNAEEYKHAKRVLSAAAMTYVAATAVAVAEFLRFFMMARNSD